GTTAAGAAGGCTGCAGCTAGTGTGAATGCCGCTTCTGGAAAGTTGCCAGATGCAAAAGCGAAGGCGATCATGGCAGCCTGCGATGAAATCCTTGCAGGTAAATTTGATACACATTTTCCGTTAGTCGTTTGGCAGACGGGAAGCGGAACTCAATCCAATATGAACGTGAATGAAGTGGTAGCAAGAAGGGCGAGTGAACTGCTCGCAAATGATGGGACAGATGAAAAAGTCCACCCAAATGATGATGTGAATATGTCGCAGAGCTCGAACGATACATTCCCGACGGCGATGCATATAGCTGCAGTGAAAAAAGTGACAGGGGAAGTATTGCCTGCACTGAAGCTTTTCAAAGAAACATTGAAGAAAAAAGAAGAAGAATTCAATGACATCATCAAAATAGGAAGAACCCATCTCCAGGATGCGACACCATTGACATTGGGACAGGAAATTAGCGGCTGGAGAGCCATGCTTGAGAAAAATGAGCTGATGATTAAGGATGGACTGAAATATGTCCGGGATTTAGCAATTGGCGGGACGGCTGTAGGTACAGGAATAAATGCCGCAAAGGATTTTGGTGACAAGGTTGCGAAGCAGCTTGTTGAACAAACGGGCGAGACATTCCATTCAGCCCCAAATAAATTTCATGCTCTGACCTCCCATGACGAAATCGTGTTCCTTCATGGAGCATTAAAAGGACTCGCAGCAGACTTAATGAAAATTGCCAATGATGTCCGATGGCTTGCCAGCGGCCCGAGAAGTGGGATCGGTGAACTTTCTATACCGGCGAATGAACCTGGAAGTTCAATCATGCCTGGTAAGGTTAATCCAACACAAAGCGAAGCTCTGACAATGGTAGCGACACAGGTGTTTGGAAATGATGCAACCATAGGATTTGCAGCAAGCCAGGGGAATTTTGAGCTGAATGTTTTTAAACCGGTTATCATTTATAACTTCCTGCAGAGCGCAAGGCTGTTGGCAGACGGAATGAGATCCTTTAATGATAACTGTGCAGAAGGTCTCGAGGCGAACCTTGATGTGATTGCTGGCCATGTTGAGCGGTCATTAATGCTTGTAACAGCTTTGAATCCACACATTGGCTATGAAAAAGCAGCGGAAATCGCCAAGCTCGCTTTTAGAGAAAATACAACCTTGAAAGAAGCGGCGGTTAAAACAGGCTACTTAACGTCAGAGCAATATGACAAGTGGGTTAAGCCTGAAAAGATGATTTAAAAGAATGTTTCCCTCGTATTGACGTAATTGGTGAAGGGAAGTTCCAGTTAAGCAGTTGCTTGAAAGAGCTAGAGCGACAAATTAAAGGCCCCCTTTGAGAAGGGGGCCTAGCCATTCTATTTAATTTTATTGTTAATTACAATTTAGCGTGCAGAACCGCCAAGTTGTTGCTCAGCCATTTGAACTAGTCTCTTAGTGATTTCTCCACCAACAGATCCGTTAGCACGAGAAGTAGTTTCCCCACCAAGTTGTACGCCAAATTCTGTAGCGATTTCGTACTTCATTTGATCAAGAGCTTGTTGAACACCAGGAACTAATAATTGATTAGAGTTGTTACTGCTAGCCATTAATATTTCCTCCTTTGTGTTTTTCAAAGTTGTATTTGGGTTAGTATTGGAATTGAACCAATCATGGCTTTAGCCACGCCACCTGGTTTAACCCGTGTTGGGATATTGGCTGGGCTAGCCGGAATTGCACCGGCGCGCGTTACAGCTGCCTTCTAAGGCTTAACCCAATGATTTGTTGCGCTTGTTGTTGCTCCGTTGTTTTTTTGTTGCTGTTTTATTAATAACTAGTATGTTTTGTTTTGAGAAGTTTATGCGCCAAGTGATTTAGGTAATTAATTCCAAAACAATCATCCTACATAACCATATCTAATCAACGCAAACTATCGTTATCAGTAAAGCAGAAAGGATTGAAGAGAATGGGGATGTGCCCGGTTTGCAATGGCTTCAAGTCGATCAGTCCGTCATGTCCAAACTGCAGCTGCAGCATGGAGAACAATGGACGGGAAGCAGACTTTTACGATGATTACAGCCCTTATATGCCAATCGATCAAATGAAGCTTGAAGATGGGTATCCAACTGATTTAGCGGAAGGGGAATGCCCGCATATTTTCAAATGTCCAAATTGCGGGTCAAGCCAAGTTTTTTTAATCAAAGAATGAGGTTTTCGTAGTTCAGGAATAATGAGTAATAGAAAAAAGCAACCGAAGACGGTTGCTTTTTTTATCCTCCAAAATTAAGGGCGGATTCTCTTTTCTGTTTCAGCATCAA
This window of the Mesobacillus jeotgali genome carries:
- the fumC gene encoding class II fumarate hydratase, whose translation is MSDYRIERDTIGEIKVPSDKYWGAQTQRSKQNFKIGSERMPIDVIYAFAEVKKAAASVNAASGKLPDAKAKAIMAACDEILAGKFDTHFPLVVWQTGSGTQSNMNVNEVVARRASELLANDGTDEKVHPNDDVNMSQSSNDTFPTAMHIAAVKKVTGEVLPALKLFKETLKKKEEEFNDIIKIGRTHLQDATPLTLGQEISGWRAMLEKNELMIKDGLKYVRDLAIGGTAVGTGINAAKDFGDKVAKQLVEQTGETFHSAPNKFHALTSHDEIVFLHGALKGLAADLMKIANDVRWLASGPRSGIGELSIPANEPGSSIMPGKVNPTQSEALTMVATQVFGNDATIGFAASQGNFELNVFKPVIIYNFLQSARLLADGMRSFNDNCAEGLEANLDVIAGHVERSLMLVTALNPHIGYEKAAEIAKLAFRENTTLKEAAVKTGYLTSEQYDKWVKPEKMI
- a CDS encoding alpha/beta-type small acid-soluble spore protein is translated as MASSNNSNQLLVPGVQQALDQMKYEIATEFGVQLGGETTSRANGSVGGEITKRLVQMAEQQLGGSAR